From Achromobacter spanius, a single genomic window includes:
- a CDS encoding flavodoxin family protein, with protein MNSTHRPERLLILVGSPRRDGNSAALAESARQGAATAGIVASVFFLDDYIQGLLPDLRHNKPPADRYAELFLEHFLPADGVLFCTPIYWYGMSAQTKAFFDRSFSHYAGSGPEPERVKAGMAGKRLGLAVASEETYPGAALGIVHQVQEYARYTHSSFVGFVHGAGNRRGEIARDPRRPLAAAHALGAEFFTRKYSDYRLETPRPHNVWEPPAPALSSTPGGLP; from the coding sequence ATGAATTCAACTCATCGCCCCGAACGCCTGCTGATCCTGGTTGGCAGTCCCCGCCGCGACGGCAACAGCGCGGCACTGGCCGAATCCGCCCGTCAGGGCGCAGCAACGGCCGGTATCGTGGCATCGGTGTTTTTCCTGGACGACTACATCCAGGGCCTGCTGCCGGATCTGCGCCACAACAAGCCGCCCGCCGACCGTTACGCCGAACTTTTTCTTGAACATTTTCTGCCGGCCGACGGCGTGCTGTTCTGCACGCCCATCTACTGGTACGGCATGTCGGCGCAGACCAAGGCGTTCTTTGACCGGTCGTTCAGCCACTACGCGGGATCCGGGCCCGAGCCGGAACGCGTCAAGGCCGGCATGGCGGGCAAGCGGCTGGGGCTGGCGGTGGCTTCGGAAGAAACCTATCCGGGCGCGGCGCTCGGCATCGTGCATCAGGTTCAGGAATATGCGCGCTATACGCATTCCAGCTTCGTGGGCTTTGTGCACGGCGCCGGCAACCGGCGCGGCGAGATTGCGCGCGATCCCCGGCGGCCGCTTGCCGCGGCGCATGCGCTGGGCGCGGAATTTTTCACACGCAAATACTCGGACTACCGGCTTGAGACGCCCCGCCCTCACAATGTCTGGGAGCCGCCCGCCCCGGCCTTGAGCAGCACACCCGGCGGGCTGCCGTAG